The following proteins are encoded in a genomic region of Streptomyces sp. SLBN-31:
- a CDS encoding PucR family transcriptional regulator, which produces MPLTLAALVHHSALKLTVRAGEDRLDVPVRWAHVSELADPVPYMEGGELLLITALKLDAEDPEAMRRYVKRLVGAGVVGLGFAVGVNYDETPKALVDAAEEEGLPLLEVPRRTPFLAISKAVSAANAADQYRAVTAGFAAQRELTKQAIAEGPEGLLSALASQVDGWAALYDASGTVVATAPEWAGRRAARLTADVERLRERPAPASSVVGGPENEDRVELHSLGTGRRPRAALAVGTAAAPGTAERYAVHSAIALLTLTTERSRSLQAAEQRLGAAVLRMLLAGEPDHARAVAGGLYGGLLDAPFRMIVAEAAPSAPRMSVDSHAPAGVAAHAAHGDPLAALAEAVESAAARAGEAVLVVPEGEGEGLRLVVLAADGGAAVAACAEYAAGLEAARTGTVVREQTGGADEGELVVGVSAPVGPVAAAAAYKQAEQALSVARRRGRAYVEHEQLAAGSVVPLLADDAVKAFADGLLRPLYEHDATGRGDLVASLRAWLSRHGQWDAAAADLGVHRHTLRYRMRRVEEILGRSLDDPDVRMELWLALKAVAAEHG; this is translated from the coding sequence ATGCCCCTGACCCTCGCCGCGCTCGTCCACCACTCCGCGCTCAAGCTGACCGTGCGGGCGGGTGAGGACCGGCTGGACGTGCCCGTCCGCTGGGCCCACGTCAGCGAGCTCGCCGACCCGGTGCCCTACATGGAGGGCGGGGAGCTGCTGCTGATCACCGCGCTCAAGCTGGACGCGGAGGACCCGGAGGCGATGCGCCGGTATGTGAAGCGGCTGGTGGGGGCCGGGGTCGTCGGGCTCGGCTTCGCCGTCGGCGTCAACTACGACGAGACACCCAAGGCGCTCGTCGACGCGGCCGAGGAGGAGGGGCTGCCGCTCCTCGAAGTGCCGCGCCGCACCCCCTTCCTGGCCATCAGCAAGGCGGTGTCCGCGGCCAACGCGGCGGACCAGTACCGGGCGGTGACGGCAGGCTTCGCCGCCCAGCGCGAGCTGACCAAACAGGCCATCGCCGAGGGCCCGGAGGGCCTGCTGTCCGCGCTCGCCTCACAGGTCGACGGCTGGGCGGCGCTCTACGACGCCTCGGGCACCGTCGTCGCCACCGCGCCGGAGTGGGCGGGCCGGCGGGCCGCCCGGCTGACGGCGGACGTGGAGCGGCTGCGCGAGCGGCCGGCGCCGGCGTCGTCGGTGGTGGGCGGCCCGGAGAACGAGGACCGCGTCGAACTGCACTCGCTGGGCACCGGCCGGCGGCCGCGCGCCGCGCTGGCCGTCGGAACGGCCGCGGCACCCGGCACCGCCGAGCGCTACGCCGTCCACTCGGCGATCGCGCTGCTCACCCTCACGACGGAGCGCTCGCGCTCCCTGCAGGCGGCCGAGCAGCGGCTCGGGGCGGCGGTGCTCAGGATGCTGCTCGCCGGGGAACCGGACCACGCGCGAGCGGTGGCCGGCGGTCTGTACGGCGGGCTGCTCGACGCGCCCTTCCGGATGATCGTCGCCGAGGCGGCCCCGTCGGCGCCGCGCATGTCCGTCGACTCGCACGCCCCCGCGGGGGTGGCCGCCCACGCCGCGCACGGCGATCCGCTCGCCGCGCTCGCCGAGGCCGTGGAGTCGGCCGCCGCGCGGGCCGGGGAGGCGGTGCTGGTGGTGCCCGAGGGGGAGGGCGAAGGGCTGCGGCTCGTCGTGCTCGCGGCGGACGGGGGCGCGGCGGTCGCCGCCTGCGCGGAGTACGCGGCGGGCCTGGAGGCCGCGCGGACCGGAACGGTGGTGCGCGAGCAGACGGGCGGCGCGGACGAGGGCGAGCTGGTCGTGGGGGTGTCCGCGCCCGTGGGGCCGGTCGCCGCTGCCGCCGCCTACAAGCAGGCCGAGCAGGCACTGTCGGTGGCCCGCCGACGCGGCCGGGCGTACGTGGAGCACGAGCAGCTGGCGGCGGGGTCGGTGGTGCCGCTGCTGGCCGACGACGCGGTCAAGGCGTTCGCCGACGGGCTGCTGCGGCCGCTGTACGAACACGACGCGACCGGACGGGGCGACCTGGTGGCCTCGCTGCGGGCCTGGCTGTCGCGGCACGGGCAGTGGGACGCGGCCGCCGCGGACCTGGGGGTTCACCGGCACACGCTGCGCTACCGGATGCGGCGGGTGGAGGAGATCCTGGGGCGCTCGCTGGACGATCCGGACGTGCGGATGGAGCTGTGGCTGGCCCTGAAGGCGGTGGCGGCGGAACACGGCTGA
- a CDS encoding ATP-binding protein, whose translation MDSDGTQDARGTHANPVPRARSAVPPRPTEAPGVPPRPDSSAFLAWLRTPRPEALPGVWRFGHRPRAAEEPELIPARQLIGGALIAFLVGWLIWSLLWNGYLGGWWLLPLYAMIPDSWASPHSFASVVVVYAYYVLIALVIMIGVGRLGRWSEIWRRYGPPAWSGKSSESGAERPPTPEQDPAEWPQLRAVGAVDAAERLAAEARAGLMRDVDHARISRAWQGVRNGRHDLAAFTGAVLENGSAACLHPSGERDLPARIARHDLLTGQVRLGIAADDPRNPYAYRGAGLALGPDLLGTSLLAVGPAGSGKTGTVIRPLAESLCLHALAGRAAVVVVGAAGAGLGPADAYDVVVRVGNPDSVYDLDLYGGTSDPDEAAAVLAEALVGDLADPHPGSDSRRSTTVLAQLLGPFRAVHGRFPSVPELRQLLDGAPGPLAELRTALEGSGQESLVRELDARQRQSAHPGDVAAVLADRVALLDRPAFAGFFDTSGQTKPFSLKALDHPVRVRVDLPERGHADASRMLARLVLAQFTASVAVREDRSLFACLVLDDATGVVTPEAVRGIQRLRSANAGAVLTLRTLDDVPRPLRGPLLGAAGCRMALSGLTPWDGQDFAEVWGKEWIEARDVTDRQIIAETPAGKALHMLRRVITGKAPTQRAVTVRQVERERWSASELAHGVPPGHAVLSLTDVKGEHAPPLLVDLRG comes from the coding sequence ATGGACAGCGACGGGACGCAGGACGCGCGGGGTACGCATGCGAATCCTGTGCCACGGGCACGCTCCGCCGTACCACCGAGGCCTACGGAGGCGCCGGGCGTGCCGCCGCGGCCCGACAGCTCGGCGTTCCTGGCCTGGCTGCGCACGCCGCGGCCCGAGGCACTGCCCGGTGTGTGGCGGTTCGGGCACCGGCCCCGGGCGGCGGAGGAACCGGAGCTCATCCCCGCCCGCCAGCTGATCGGCGGTGCGCTGATCGCCTTCCTCGTCGGCTGGCTGATCTGGTCGCTGCTGTGGAACGGCTACCTCGGCGGCTGGTGGCTGCTCCCGCTCTACGCGATGATCCCCGACTCCTGGGCCTCGCCGCACAGCTTCGCCTCCGTCGTGGTCGTCTACGCCTACTACGTGCTCATCGCCCTGGTCATCATGATCGGCGTGGGCCGGCTCGGCCGCTGGTCGGAGATCTGGCGCCGCTACGGCCCGCCGGCCTGGAGCGGCAAGTCGTCCGAGTCGGGTGCCGAACGGCCGCCCACCCCCGAACAGGATCCCGCCGAGTGGCCGCAGCTGCGCGCCGTCGGTGCCGTCGACGCGGCCGAGCGGCTCGCCGCCGAGGCCCGCGCCGGTCTGATGCGGGACGTCGACCACGCCCGCATCTCCCGCGCCTGGCAGGGCGTGCGCAACGGCCGTCACGACCTCGCCGCCTTCACCGGCGCCGTGCTCGAGAACGGCTCCGCCGCCTGTCTGCACCCCTCCGGCGAACGCGACCTGCCCGCCCGCATCGCCCGCCACGACCTCCTCACCGGTCAGGTGCGGCTCGGCATCGCCGCCGACGACCCCCGCAACCCCTACGCCTACCGCGGGGCCGGGCTCGCCCTCGGTCCCGATCTGCTCGGCACCTCCCTGCTGGCGGTCGGCCCGGCCGGCTCCGGCAAGACCGGCACGGTGATCCGGCCGCTCGCCGAGTCGCTGTGCCTGCACGCCCTCGCCGGACGGGCCGCGGTCGTCGTGGTCGGCGCGGCGGGCGCCGGGCTCGGCCCGGCCGACGCCTACGACGTGGTCGTACGCGTCGGGAACCCGGATTCGGTGTACGACCTGGACCTGTACGGCGGGACGAGCGACCCCGACGAGGCCGCCGCCGTGCTCGCCGAGGCGCTCGTCGGGGATCTCGCCGATCCGCACCCCGGCAGCGACAGCCGGCGTTCCACGACCGTGCTCGCCCAGCTCCTCGGGCCGTTCCGGGCGGTCCACGGCCGCTTCCCCTCCGTACCGGAGCTGCGGCAGCTGCTGGACGGGGCGCCCGGTCCGCTGGCCGAGCTGCGGACGGCGCTCGAGGGCTCCGGGCAGGAGTCGCTGGTGCGCGAACTGGACGCCCGACAGCGGCAGTCGGCGCACCCCGGCGATGTCGCGGCGGTCCTCGCGGACCGGGTGGCGCTGCTCGACCGGCCCGCCTTCGCCGGGTTCTTCGACACCTCGGGGCAGACGAAGCCGTTCTCGCTCAAGGCGCTCGACCACCCGGTGCGGGTCCGTGTCGACCTGCCCGAGCGCGGGCACGCGGACGCCTCGCGGATGCTGGCCCGGCTGGTGCTCGCGCAGTTCACGGCGAGCGTGGCCGTGCGCGAGGACCGCTCGCTGTTCGCCTGTCTGGTGCTGGACGACGCGACCGGGGTCGTCACCCCGGAGGCGGTTCGCGGCATCCAGCGGCTGCGGTCGGCGAACGCGGGCGCCGTGCTCACGCTGCGCACGCTGGACGACGTACCGAGGCCCTTGCGCGGTCCGCTGCTCGGCGCCGCCGGGTGCCGCATGGCGCTGTCCGGGCTGACCCCGTGGGACGGGCAGGACTTCGCCGAGGTGTGGGGCAAGGAGTGGATCGAGGCACGGGACGTCACCGACCGGCAGATCATCGCCGAGACGCCCGCCGGGAAGGCCCTGCACATGCTGCGCCGCGTGATCACCGGCAAGGCGCCGACCCAGCGCGCCGTCACCGTCCGCCAGGTCGAACGCGAGCGTTGGTCGGCGTCCGAACTGGCGCACGGGGTGCCACCGGGCCACGCCGTACTGTCCCTGACCGACGTCAAGGGCGAGCACGCGCCTCCGCTGCTGGTGGATCTGCGGGGCTAG
- a CDS encoding chitinase, with translation MDRPRRTRPVLAALTAALLAVPGITALSSAARAADADLARNGGFESGLDGWSCTAGTTVGSPVHSGGSALQATPAGSDNAQCAQTVTVQPDAQYTLSGYFRGSYVYLGASGTGTTDVSTWTQSAPDWQRLTTSFRTGPATTKVTIHTHGWYGTGAYYADDISLVGPGASTGQPPAAPTGLTVGAVTSSSATLSWSAVTGATSYAVYRDGTKVRTASGTSATVTGLSPSTAYGFQVAAVNAAGESARSATVTATTTAGPSGGTSDLPAHALVGYLHASFANGSGYTRLADVPDSWDVIDLAFGEPTSATSGDIRFTRCPVTDCPNAESDADFKAAIKAKQATGKKVLISIGGQNGQVQLTTTAARDAFVSSVSNIIDTYGLDGLDIDFEGHSLSLNADDTDFRNPKTPVIVNLISALKTLKARYGSKFVLTMAPETFFVQMGYQYYGTGKWGGQDPRCGAYLPVIHALRDDLTLLHVQDYNSGPIMGLDNQYHSMGGADFHIAMTDMLLTGFPVAGDANNVFPPLRPDQVAIGMPASTNAGNGYVAPAEVVKTLDCLTKRSGCGSYPTHGSWPALRGLMTWSVNWDRYSNWEFQKTFDGYFG, from the coding sequence GTGGATCGCCCCAGACGCACCAGGCCCGTCCTCGCCGCGCTCACGGCCGCCCTGCTGGCCGTACCCGGCATCACCGCGCTCTCGTCGGCCGCCCGTGCGGCCGACGCGGACCTCGCACGGAACGGAGGCTTCGAGTCCGGACTGGACGGCTGGAGCTGCACGGCGGGCACCACGGTCGGCTCACCCGTGCACAGCGGCGGCTCGGCACTGCAGGCGACCCCGGCCGGCAGTGACAACGCGCAGTGCGCGCAGACGGTGACCGTGCAGCCGGACGCGCAGTACACGCTGTCCGGTTACTTCCGCGGCTCCTACGTCTACCTCGGCGCGTCCGGCACCGGCACCACCGACGTCTCCACCTGGACCCAGTCCGCACCCGACTGGCAGCGGCTGACGACGAGCTTCCGGACCGGCCCGGCCACCACCAAGGTCACGATCCACACCCACGGCTGGTACGGCACCGGCGCCTACTACGCCGACGACATCTCCCTCGTCGGCCCGGGCGCGAGCACCGGACAGCCGCCGGCCGCCCCCACCGGTCTCACGGTCGGCGCCGTCACCTCCTCCTCCGCCACCCTGTCCTGGTCGGCGGTCACGGGTGCGACGAGTTACGCCGTCTACCGCGACGGCACCAAGGTCCGGACGGCGAGCGGCACTTCGGCGACCGTGACCGGCCTGTCCCCGTCCACCGCGTACGGCTTCCAGGTCGCCGCCGTGAACGCCGCGGGGGAGTCCGCGAGGTCGGCCACCGTCACCGCCACCACCACGGCCGGGCCCTCGGGCGGCACCTCGGACCTGCCCGCCCACGCCCTGGTCGGCTACCTGCACGCGAGCTTCGCCAACGGCTCCGGCTACACGCGCCTGGCCGACGTCCCCGACAGCTGGGACGTCATCGACCTGGCCTTCGGCGAGCCGACCTCCGCCACCTCCGGCGACATCCGCTTCACCCGCTGCCCGGTCACCGATTGCCCGAACGCCGAGTCCGACGCCGACTTCAAGGCGGCGATCAAGGCCAAGCAGGCAACGGGCAAGAAGGTGCTGATCTCGATCGGCGGCCAGAACGGCCAGGTCCAGCTCACCACGACCGCGGCCCGCGACGCCTTCGTCTCCTCCGTCTCGAACATCATCGACACCTACGGCCTCGACGGCCTGGACATCGACTTCGAGGGCCACTCCCTGTCCCTGAACGCCGACGACACCGACTTCAGGAACCCCAAGACCCCGGTGATCGTGAATCTGATCTCGGCGCTGAAGACGCTCAAGGCCAGGTACGGCTCGAAGTTCGTCCTGACCATGGCCCCGGAGACCTTCTTCGTGCAGATGGGCTACCAGTACTACGGCACCGGCAAGTGGGGCGGCCAGGACCCCAGGTGCGGGGCCTACCTCCCGGTCATCCACGCCCTGCGCGACGACCTGACCCTGCTGCACGTCCAGGACTACAACTCCGGTCCGATCATGGGCCTGGACAACCAGTACCACTCCATGGGCGGCGCCGACTTCCACATCGCCATGACCGACATGCTGCTCACCGGCTTCCCCGTCGCCGGCGACGCGAACAACGTCTTCCCGCCCCTGCGCCCCGACCAGGTGGCCATCGGCATGCCGGCGTCCACGAACGCGGGCAACGGCTACGTGGCGCCGGCCGAGGTCGTGAAGACCCTCGACTGTCTGACGAAGAGGTCCGGCTGCGGTTCGTACCCCACCCACGGCAGCTGGCCCGCCCTGCGCGGCCTGATGACCTGGTCGGTCAACTGGGACCGGTACTCGAACTGGGAGTTCCAGAAGACGTTCGACGGCTACTTCGGCTGA
- the gabT gene encoding 4-aminobutyrate--2-oxoglutarate transaminase yields the protein MSALPQERRVVTAIPGPKSQELQARRTAAVAQGVGSVLPVFTARAGGGIIEDVDGNRLIDFGSGIAVTSVGASAEAVVRRASAQLADFTHTCFMVTPYEGYVAVAEALAELTPGDHAKKSALFNSGAEAVENAVKIARAYTKRQAVVVFDHGYHGRTNLTMALTAKNMPYKHGFGPFAPEVYRVPVAYGYRWPTGPENAGPEAAAQAIDQITKQVGPENVAAIIIEPVLGEGGFIEPAKGFLPAISKFASDNGIVFVADEIQSGFCRTGQWFACEDEGIVPDLITTAKGIAGGLPLAAVTGRAEIMDAAHAGGLGGTYGGNPVACAGALGAIETMKELDLNARAKDIEAVMKARLTAMAEKFDVIGDVRGRGAMIAIELVKDRATKEPNPEATAALAKACHQEGLLVLTCGTYGNVLRFLPPLVIGEDLLSEGLDIIEQAFARI from the coding sequence ATGAGCGCACTTCCGCAGGAGCGCCGCGTCGTCACCGCCATCCCCGGCCCGAAGTCGCAGGAGCTGCAGGCCCGCCGCACCGCCGCGGTCGCGCAGGGCGTGGGCTCCGTGCTGCCCGTGTTCACCGCGCGCGCGGGCGGCGGGATCATCGAGGACGTCGACGGCAACCGGCTGATCGACTTCGGTTCCGGCATCGCGGTGACGAGCGTCGGCGCCTCCGCCGAGGCCGTCGTACGCCGGGCGTCCGCGCAGCTCGCGGACTTCACCCACACCTGTTTCATGGTCACCCCGTACGAGGGCTACGTGGCGGTCGCCGAGGCGCTCGCCGAGCTCACCCCGGGTGACCACGCGAAGAAGTCGGCGCTGTTCAACTCCGGCGCCGAGGCCGTCGAGAACGCCGTCAAGATCGCCCGTGCGTACACCAAGCGCCAGGCCGTCGTCGTGTTCGATCACGGCTACCACGGCCGCACCAACCTCACGATGGCGCTGACGGCGAAGAACATGCCGTACAAGCACGGCTTCGGTCCGTTCGCGCCCGAGGTGTACCGCGTCCCCGTGGCGTACGGCTACCGCTGGCCGACCGGCCCGGAGAACGCCGGCCCGGAGGCCGCCGCGCAGGCCATCGACCAGATCACCAAGCAGGTCGGCCCGGAGAACGTGGCCGCGATCATCATCGAGCCGGTGCTCGGCGAGGGCGGCTTCATCGAGCCCGCCAAGGGCTTCCTGCCCGCGATCAGCAAGTTCGCCTCGGACAACGGCATCGTCTTCGTCGCGGACGAGATCCAGAGCGGCTTCTGCCGGACCGGTCAGTGGTTCGCCTGCGAGGACGAGGGCATCGTCCCGGACCTGATCACCACCGCCAAGGGCATCGCGGGCGGTCTGCCGCTCGCCGCCGTCACGGGCCGCGCCGAGATCATGGACGCCGCGCACGCGGGCGGCCTGGGCGGCACCTACGGCGGCAACCCGGTCGCCTGCGCCGGTGCGCTCGGCGCCATCGAGACGATGAAGGAGCTCGACCTCAACGCCCGGGCGAAGGACATCGAGGCGGTCATGAAGGCGCGCCTGACCGCCATGGCCGAGAAGTTCGACGTCATCGGCGACGTGCGCGGCCGTGGCGCGATGATCGCCATCGAGCTGGTCAAGGACCGCGCGACCAAGGAGCCGAACCCGGAGGCGACCGCCGCGCTGGCGAAGGCCTGCCACCAGGAGGGCCTGCTGGTCCTGACCTGTGGCACCTACGGCAACGTGCTCCGCTTCCTGCCCCCGCTGGTCATCGGCGAGGACCTCCTCAGCGAGGGCCTCGACATCATCGAGCAGGCGTTCGCGCGCATCTGA
- a CDS encoding phosphatase PAP2 family protein — MDERVSHALVDPRRFYGALADLGNVTVAVPALAVVIAYVARQGRTAGVYRWWLPPLAAAVLMTLVPALVVPLKVLVDRPGPPVTGPGTGYYPSGHTATASVAYGAATLLLLPWLRGVHVRRAAVAACAVLNLAVGFGLVLRGYHWPLDVVASWCLCAVLLTGLWVFLGRSGRGGRQPK, encoded by the coding sequence GTGGACGAGCGGGTCAGCCACGCACTCGTCGATCCGCGGCGCTTCTACGGCGCCCTCGCCGACCTGGGCAACGTCACCGTCGCGGTCCCCGCGCTCGCCGTCGTCATCGCGTACGTCGCCCGGCAGGGCCGTACCGCCGGTGTGTACCGGTGGTGGCTGCCGCCCCTCGCGGCGGCGGTGCTGATGACCCTGGTCCCGGCGCTGGTGGTGCCGCTCAAGGTGCTGGTGGACCGGCCGGGCCCGCCGGTCACGGGCCCCGGCACCGGCTACTACCCCTCCGGCCACACGGCCACCGCCTCCGTCGCCTACGGCGCGGCGACCCTGCTCCTCCTCCCCTGGCTGCGCGGCGTCCACGTCCGCCGCGCAGCCGTCGCCGCCTGCGCCGTCCTCAATCTGGCCGTCGGTTTCGGCCTGGTCCTGCGCGGCTACCACTGGCCACTGGACGTCGTGGCCAGCTGGTGCCTGTGCGCGGTGCTGCTGACGGGCCTGTGGGTGTTCCTCGGCCGGAGCGGCCGCGGCGGCCGTCAGCCGAAGTAG
- a CDS encoding aldehyde dehydrogenase family protein, whose product MTSTTAFWLAGRQVTGEDTFDVTSPWDGHLVGQVSVPTDAQVEEAVAAAYAVRDEFAATPAHVRAAALDHVSRRLAERTEEIARLISAENGKPIKWARGEVGRAVSVFRFAAEEARRFNGGEAQRLDTDLGGQGRLALTRRFPKGVVLGIAPFNFPLNLCAHKVAPAIAAGAPIILKPAPATPLSGLIIGDLLAETELPAGSWSILPVANDKMAALVQDERLPVISFTGSEKVGYAIMDSVPRKHCTLELGGNGAAVVLGDYASDADLDWAAGRIATFSNYQGGQSCISVQRVIADASVYDRLLPRIVAAVEAQVTGDPSDDKTDVGPLVSEDAAKRVEAWVKEAVEAGATLLTGGDRDGASYAPTVLTDVPADVTISCEEVFGPVLTVQKVDGEDAAFAAVNSSKYGLQAGVFTHDLQAAFRAHRALEVGGVVIGDVPSYRADQMPYGGAKQSGVGREGVRFAMDDYTYERVLVLTGLAL is encoded by the coding sequence ATGACTTCCACCACCGCCTTCTGGCTCGCCGGCCGCCAGGTCACCGGCGAGGACACCTTCGACGTCACCTCCCCCTGGGACGGCCACCTGGTCGGACAGGTGAGCGTGCCGACGGACGCGCAGGTCGAGGAGGCCGTCGCCGCCGCGTACGCCGTACGCGACGAGTTCGCCGCCACCCCCGCGCATGTGCGCGCCGCCGCCCTGGACCACGTGAGCCGGCGTCTGGCCGAGCGCACCGAGGAGATCGCCCGGCTGATCTCCGCCGAGAACGGCAAGCCGATCAAGTGGGCGCGCGGCGAGGTCGGCCGTGCCGTGTCCGTCTTCCGGTTCGCGGCCGAGGAGGCCCGGCGCTTCAACGGCGGTGAGGCCCAGCGACTCGACACCGACCTCGGCGGCCAGGGGCGGCTCGCGCTGACCCGCCGCTTCCCGAAGGGCGTCGTCCTCGGTATCGCGCCCTTCAACTTCCCGCTCAACCTGTGCGCCCACAAGGTCGCACCCGCGATCGCCGCCGGCGCGCCCATCATCCTCAAGCCGGCGCCCGCCACCCCGCTCTCCGGCCTGATCATCGGCGACCTGCTCGCCGAGACCGAGCTGCCGGCCGGCTCCTGGAGCATCCTGCCGGTCGCCAACGACAAGATGGCCGCCCTCGTCCAGGACGAGCGCCTGCCGGTCATCTCCTTCACCGGTTCCGAGAAGGTCGGCTACGCGATCATGGACTCGGTGCCGCGCAAGCACTGCACGCTGGAGCTGGGCGGCAACGGCGCCGCGGTCGTCCTCGGCGACTACGCCTCCGACGCCGACCTGGACTGGGCCGCCGGCCGCATCGCGACCTTCTCCAACTACCAGGGCGGCCAGTCCTGCATCTCCGTGCAGCGCGTCATCGCCGACGCCTCGGTGTACGACCGGCTGCTGCCGCGGATCGTCGCCGCCGTCGAGGCACAGGTCACCGGCGACCCGTCCGACGACAAGACCGACGTCGGCCCGCTGGTCAGCGAGGACGCGGCCAAGCGCGTCGAGGCGTGGGTGAAGGAGGCCGTGGAGGCGGGCGCGACCCTGCTCACCGGCGGCGACCGCGACGGCGCCTCCTACGCGCCCACCGTCCTCACCGACGTGCCGGCCGATGTGACGATCTCCTGCGAGGAGGTCTTCGGGCCCGTGCTGACCGTGCAGAAGGTCGACGGCGAGGACGCGGCCTTCGCCGCCGTCAACTCCTCCAAGTACGGCCTCCAGGCAGGGGTGTTCACGCATGACCTGCAGGCCGCCTTCCGTGCCCACCGGGCGCTGGAGGTCGGCGGTGTCGTCATCGGCGACGTGCCCTCCTACCGCGCCGACCAGATGCCGTACGGCGGCGCCAAGCAGTCCGGCGTCGGCCGCGAGGGTGTGAGGTTCGCGATGGACGACTACACCTACGAGCGGGTGCTGGTGCTGACCGGGCTCGCGCTCTGA